Proteins from a single region of Belliella baltica DSM 15883:
- the rho gene encoding transcription termination factor Rho: protein MYNIEELRIRLLSELKDIAEELGVKNFKTLKKDDLVYAILDQQAITPEKALPKKKPSVAEVEQNQTEQKVTETKKSESPKSEEGDSKPKFRRQNVTELPKEEAKTEDKVTAREKSPRENQPKKREHSNNKEDNPKREQEKPKAEPSIESKKSIPSATTDEEKPKFIRPRKRVIDEIEGEKPASSTPVQETEVELPRRKNIKDIEEAHISSAEVVPNKRKTYVSPKEFEGIIENEGVLEIMTEGYGFLRSLDYNYLASPDDIYVSPSQIKLFGLKTGDHIKGTIRPPKEGEKYFALLKVITVNGKTSEEIRDRIPFEYLTPLFPEERLNLTTRADNYSTRILDLFAPIGKGQRGMIVAQPKTGKTVLLQQIANAISENHPEVHLMILLIDERPEEVTDMARSVKAEVISSTFDEQADRHVKVASIVLEKAKRMVECGHDVVILLDSITRLARAYNTVVPSSGKILSGGVDANALHKPKRFFGAARNVENGGSLTIIATALVETGSKMDEVIFEEFKGTGNMELALDRKLSNRRIYPAIDVPSSGTRREDLLMDKEEMQRVWILRKLMSDMNSQEAMEFLLQRMRGTRDNAEFLISMNS, encoded by the coding sequence ATGTATAACATAGAAGAATTAAGAATCAGACTTCTTTCTGAATTGAAAGACATTGCAGAGGAGTTGGGAGTAAAAAATTTTAAGACACTTAAAAAAGACGATCTGGTATATGCAATATTAGATCAGCAAGCCATCACCCCAGAAAAGGCACTTCCCAAGAAAAAACCATCTGTAGCCGAGGTTGAACAAAACCAAACCGAACAGAAAGTTACTGAAACCAAAAAATCTGAATCACCCAAATCAGAAGAAGGAGACAGCAAGCCGAAGTTTAGAAGACAAAATGTAACCGAACTTCCAAAAGAAGAAGCTAAAACAGAAGATAAGGTCACAGCTCGTGAAAAATCTCCAAGAGAAAATCAACCTAAAAAAAGAGAGCACTCGAATAACAAGGAGGATAATCCAAAAAGAGAGCAAGAGAAACCGAAGGCTGAACCTTCTATAGAATCAAAAAAATCAATTCCTTCTGCTACAACTGACGAAGAAAAACCAAAATTTATCAGACCTAGAAAAAGGGTTATCGATGAAATTGAAGGTGAAAAACCCGCTTCTTCTACTCCAGTACAAGAAACAGAAGTAGAGCTTCCAAGAAGAAAAAACATCAAAGATATCGAAGAAGCACATATTTCTTCAGCAGAGGTAGTTCCAAACAAGAGAAAAACTTATGTAAGTCCTAAGGAATTTGAAGGCATCATCGAAAATGAAGGTGTACTTGAGATCATGACAGAGGGCTACGGCTTTTTGAGATCTTTAGATTACAATTACCTCGCATCTCCGGATGATATTTATGTATCACCATCACAAATCAAACTTTTTGGTCTTAAGACAGGTGATCACATTAAAGGAACCATTAGACCACCAAAAGAAGGAGAAAAATATTTCGCACTTCTAAAAGTCATCACGGTCAATGGAAAAACTTCAGAAGAAATCAGAGATAGAATACCTTTTGAGTATTTGACTCCACTTTTCCCAGAGGAAAGACTTAACCTTACGACAAGAGCTGATAATTACTCTACAAGAATTCTTGATTTATTTGCTCCAATCGGTAAAGGTCAAAGAGGTATGATCGTCGCTCAACCTAAGACAGGTAAGACCGTTCTTCTTCAACAAATCGCCAATGCTATCTCAGAAAATCACCCTGAGGTACATTTGATGATTCTTTTGATCGATGAAAGACCAGAAGAAGTAACAGATATGGCAAGATCCGTAAAAGCTGAGGTAATATCCTCGACTTTTGACGAGCAAGCTGATCGTCATGTGAAAGTAGCTTCTATCGTACTAGAGAAAGCAAAAAGAATGGTGGAATGTGGTCACGATGTTGTGATTCTACTCGATTCCATCACTAGACTAGCAAGAGCTTATAATACAGTCGTACCTTCATCAGGAAAAATCCTTTCAGGTGGTGTGGATGCCAATGCTTTGCATAAGCCTAAGAGATTCTTTGGAGCAGCAAGAAATGTAGAAAATGGTGGTTCATTGACTATCATCGCTACAGCCTTGGTGGAAACAGGTTCTAAGATGGATGAAGTGATTTTTGAGGAATTCAAAGGAACTGGAAACATGGAACTTGCACTAGATAGAAAACTATCTAATAGAAGAATCTACCCTGCTATCGATGTACCAAGCTCAGGCACGAGAAGAGAGGATTTATTGATGGACAAAGAAGAAATGCAGCGTGTATGGATACTCCGCAAGTTGATGTCTGATATGAACTCTCAAGAGGCCATGGAATTCTTACTTCAGAGAATGCGTGGAACAAGAGACAATGCTGAGTTTTTGATCAGTATGAACAGCTAA
- a CDS encoding T9SS type A sorting domain-containing protein, with protein sequence MKQKINSNHFQKLEFFDKFLKGNLDSLWKIVGISLIFVLIPLIAFSQSNIPVGTWKTHHSYLDPAKLTGSDQTIFHVGEESLFYFSISSQEANPITKIDGLYGHDFTTATFDSQSKKLILAYSDGTIDLVGENDIITINTLRNNTQLESKQINSIKIIDQNAFLAGNYGIGIIDAQSGRFIDSYINIGTNGSSIPINDIAEAENSFYLATDLGILIGNKSTNLKDFRNWTLSNSAISGGFKEIERIENSLIALGNDTNLYLVRGTDAELIFGTENSQSLKSFSSGLYFQKDNKIFKIESSGSFREVYASSSSFSDFHLIDNDIYLSVPGLGILKSSDATFYSPTGPNTKIQHFGIDENIIFAFPTFRDISGGVRQSSGAASSQIVEGIWQRLDFPEHAIASQSLGELQYIATRGDGLWLIENESLSKISLQGLPENASIRLLQKDNMGQIWVGIEDNLSRLLKIQADGSIENVAVQGLNFPQKIQVDPAGNLWILQSNNSGFTVLRVFNEDSGLNRVISTANNQGGLPNGVIQDIGLDRENRLWIGLSTGIVFIPNAPSVNNSSSINAIQPLFENAALLNGESITAIATAPDLSLWLGTATNGLWNFSDQGTVLLNHFTRQNSPIYSNEIVNLTFDDRSGELLIVLPEGGITYRTGTIGSFETLEPLKIYPNPVRPDFNGLLSIEGLSDFAEVKITNSSGRVVLSKQVRGGKLSWNLLDNSGNRPLSGVYLVYVRDEFGRERVAGKFVII encoded by the coding sequence ATGAAGCAAAAAATCAATTCAAATCACTTCCAAAAATTAGAATTCTTCGATAAATTCTTGAAAGGAAATCTCGATTCTCTTTGGAAAATTGTAGGTATATCATTGATTTTTGTCTTGATCCCTTTAATTGCTTTTTCTCAATCAAATATTCCGGTAGGAACTTGGAAAACCCATCATTCCTATCTCGACCCCGCAAAGTTAACTGGGTCTGATCAGACTATTTTTCATGTTGGAGAAGAAAGCTTATTTTACTTTTCCATCAGCTCTCAGGAAGCTAATCCTATCACCAAAATCGATGGCCTGTATGGACATGATTTTACCACGGCCACTTTTGATTCACAGAGTAAAAAACTCATTCTAGCTTATTCAGATGGAACCATTGATCTAGTTGGAGAAAATGATATCATCACAATCAACACCTTGCGCAATAATACGCAACTAGAAAGTAAGCAAATCAATTCTATCAAAATAATAGATCAGAATGCTTTTTTGGCTGGAAATTATGGGATTGGCATTATCGATGCTCAATCAGGTAGGTTCATAGATTCTTATATCAATATTGGAACAAATGGCAGCTCTATTCCCATCAATGACATTGCGGAAGCTGAAAACAGCTTCTATTTAGCCACTGATTTGGGAATCTTAATTGGAAATAAAAGTACAAACTTGAAGGATTTCAGAAATTGGACATTAAGCAATTCTGCCATTTCAGGTGGATTTAAAGAAATTGAACGAATAGAAAATTCATTGATCGCATTGGGAAATGATACTAACCTATATTTAGTAAGAGGAACTGATGCGGAGTTGATTTTTGGTACTGAAAATAGCCAATCATTGAAATCTTTTTCTTCCGGTCTGTATTTCCAAAAAGACAATAAAATATTCAAAATTGAATCTAGCGGTTCATTTCGAGAAGTATATGCTTCATCAAGCAGTTTTTCGGATTTTCACTTGATAGATAATGACATCTACTTGAGTGTGCCAGGACTAGGAATCTTAAAGTCCTCTGATGCTACTTTCTATTCTCCAACAGGTCCTAATACAAAAATACAGCACTTCGGCATTGATGAAAATATCATTTTTGCATTCCCTACTTTCAGAGATATTTCTGGGGGAGTTCGCCAGTCTTCAGGGGCTGCAAGTTCTCAAATTGTGGAAGGGATATGGCAAAGGCTTGATTTTCCAGAACATGCTATAGCTTCACAATCATTAGGAGAACTGCAATACATTGCAACAAGAGGTGATGGACTTTGGCTTATAGAAAATGAAAGCCTTTCAAAAATTTCACTTCAAGGACTTCCCGAAAATGCCTCTATTCGTTTGCTCCAGAAAGACAATATGGGTCAAATTTGGGTGGGCATAGAAGATAATCTGAGTAGATTGTTGAAGATTCAAGCAGATGGATCTATTGAAAATGTTGCTGTTCAAGGGTTGAATTTTCCTCAAAAGATCCAAGTCGATCCAGCAGGTAACCTGTGGATTTTACAATCAAACAATTCTGGATTTACAGTTTTGAGGGTTTTCAATGAAGACTCTGGCTTAAACAGAGTAATATCCACAGCAAATAATCAAGGAGGATTACCTAATGGTGTCATACAAGATATAGGATTAGATCGAGAAAATAGACTTTGGATTGGATTGAGTACTGGAATTGTTTTTATACCCAATGCTCCATCAGTAAATAACAGTTCTTCCATCAATGCCATACAACCTTTATTCGAAAACGCAGCTTTATTAAATGGTGAATCCATAACTGCAATTGCTACAGCGCCGGATTTGAGTTTGTGGTTGGGAACGGCTACAAATGGACTTTGGAACTTCTCCGATCAGGGGACTGTACTTTTAAATCATTTTACCAGACAAAATAGTCCAATCTATTCAAATGAAATTGTCAATTTAACTTTTGATGATCGTTCTGGGGAATTGCTAATTGTTCTTCCTGAGGGAGGGATTACTTATAGAACAGGAACAATTGGCTCCTTTGAAACTTTAGAACCCTTAAAAATTTATCCTAACCCAGTAAGACCTGATTTTAATGGACTTTTGAGTATAGAAGGTCTCTCAGATTTTGCTGAGGTAAAAATCACAAATTCATCGGGAAGAGTTGTGCTCTCAAAACAAGTAAGAGGAGGCAAGTTGTCTTGGAATCTATTAGATAATTCTGGGAATAGGCCTCTTTCCGGTGTGTATTTAGTATATGTCAGGGATGAATTTGGAAGAGAGCGCGTGGCAGGAAAATTTGTAATCATCTGA
- the recO gene encoding DNA repair protein RecO has translation MQKKTKGVVISYIRYKETSIIVKIFTRELGLKSYIINGVRSSSGKSKMALYQPLTQLDLVVYDKEGAGLNRISEAKLQLPYQLIPFDFIRSGIAMFVAEVLAKSIFENYQNDQLYDFLESALAHLDSQEVKLAIYPIVFLLEMSNYLGFAPIDSASFFDEIIHEIKSQTQLISERDALDLLIRSSFSCEQTIPSSVRKVLLDHFLVFYSQHLEDSNPWKSVKVLRQLIS, from the coding sequence ATGCAGAAAAAAACCAAAGGTGTAGTCATTTCCTATATTCGATACAAAGAAACATCGATTATTGTAAAAATTTTCACAAGAGAATTAGGTCTAAAATCCTACATCATCAATGGGGTAAGAAGTAGCTCTGGAAAATCCAAGATGGCGCTTTATCAACCGCTCACCCAATTAGACTTGGTTGTGTATGATAAAGAAGGAGCAGGTTTGAATCGGATCTCAGAAGCAAAATTACAACTCCCCTATCAACTTATTCCGTTTGATTTTATTCGCTCAGGAATAGCGATGTTTGTGGCAGAAGTTTTAGCAAAATCGATTTTTGAGAATTACCAAAATGACCAATTATACGATTTTCTTGAATCCGCTTTGGCACATTTAGACAGTCAAGAGGTAAAGCTAGCGATCTATCCGATTGTATTTCTTTTAGAAATGTCTAATTACCTTGGCTTTGCACCAATTGATTCTGCTTCGTTTTTTGATGAAATCATACATGAAATTAAATCTCAAACCCAATTAATTTCGGAAAGAGATGCACTTGATTTGTTGATTCGTTCGTCATTTTCATGTGAGCAAACCATTCCATCAAGTGTCAGAAAAGTGCTTTTAGATCACTTTTTGGTGTTTTATTCCCAACACTTGGAAGACAGTAATCCTTGGAAATCTGTAAAAGTCCTTCGACAGTTGATTTCTTGA